The genome window GGTGCTAGACCAGTTGGAAACGTACGGTGAGGACGTGAGGCGCAACTTTGCTGCTACGCTGGACTGGTTGCAGGAGCATGcttgctcaaggtcatatggATTAGGGACAAAGTTGCCTTGGGACAAGCAGTACCTGATTGAGTCGCTGTCTGACTCGACTATCTACATGGCTTACTACACGGTCGCACACATCCTACAAGCTGGCTCCTTCGACGGCAGTGCTGGAAGTCCTTTTGGAATCAAGTGAGGGCAATTATGTTGTATTCAGGCTGGTTCAAATGCTCAACAAAAGAACTTCTTCTTTTGATGACATTGTTTGGACCACTCTGTATTTTGCGTGAGGTTCAGGAAAATTTGGCCTTTATCAGTAGTTGTTATAAGTTTTAGTTCAGCTTTCTTTGGAGAACTTAACCATTCTGTGTGTAAATGAAATTCTGAAtgatgtttgttttgttatgaCATTGACTAATAAACCCATTTCTTTTCAGGCCGGAGCAGATGACACCAGAAGTGTGGGATTACATCTTCTTCAAGAATGCCGCCTGCCCGAAAACATCAATCCCGAAAGGCACACTCGCTCGGATGAAGCAGGAATTCGAGTACTGGTACCCAGTTGACATGAGGGTGTCTGGCAAAGACTTGGTACCTAACCACCTGACGTATTTCCTCTACAACCACTGTGGCATCTGGCCTGAAGACAAGTAGGTTGAATAAACTTTGTGCAAATTGCTGAATTGAGAGCAGATAGCTGTCTGGTCTATTTGAGACTAAATTCTTTTGCAAAGATgattgacattgaccatgacaGGTGGGAGATACTCGGAGAGGTGGGCTCTTGAAAGAGCTACTCGACTGTTTCTTCTCTTTATCAAAATATGCATTTCACCCAGGTTCTAGTGCCCTATCCATGGCCAAGACACTTGGTAGCCTGTGCTAGAGTAAACccatcaacatcattagcattTTCAGAGCAAGATTGAAGTCTGCTAGTGATAGAATGAGACATTAGTTTTATCAGTTCATGCACAAAAACTTCCTGCATACAAGATTTTCCTACTTTACACTTGTCGGGTTAACTTCTCTTGGTTGACACTATTTGTCTTTTTGCAGGAGCAAGTGGCCAAAGAGTGTTAGGGCCAATGGTCATCTTCTGTTGAATGCGGAAAAAATGTCAAAGTCGACTGGAAATTTCTTGACATTGTCAGAAGCTATCGCCAAATTTTCAGCTGACGGTAAGAAGATTTCAATGTATAAAGGAAGTAGCCCGCTACCTGGCACACACATCTGTGTTTTACGCATAAGTGTTTTTGACGACGTTCTGCCATGATATCCTGGTAATCATTTATTCCTTGGTTATAACATGTATTGTTGAATCATGAGGCATGCCCATGAAACGTAACTATGTCACTGCTATGTGGACTCTGCGTAAAAGGAGAACATGAATGAATCAGACTTTCCTTTCGTTCACAGGTATGAGGTTTGCACTAGCAGCAGGAGGTGACACGGTAGAAGATGCAAACTTCATGGAATCGATGGCTGACGCTGGTCTGCTTCGTTTGTATTCATTCTACGAGTGGGTGAAAGAGATGATCGCATTGAAAGATCAGCTGCGTTCAGGACCAGCAGATAGATTTGTGGACAGAGTATTTGCAAGGTATGTGCATTGAGTTTTAACCAGGCTCCAAACTGTTGGTGTTGCTTGGGCTGACGTCGGGAGATTTGTAAAGGAGTGGAAACCACCAAAGTTGTCCTTGATTTGCATTCACATGAAAAAGCCTATAGGAATCGTATCACAATCACCAcagtgtttgtttgttttcagtgaAATTGCTCATGGTGTGAAAATGACAGAAGAGATGTATGACAAGTTGTTATTCAAGGAAGCTACAAAGACTGGATTCTTCGAATTCCAGGTAAACTATCCCCATCCCAAATTCAATCGTTTTGTTCCGAAGTGTAATTGTCAGTTTTGCCTAGAAATGATGTGCATATCATGCTGTGCTGTGCCAACTTTCTAATAAATATTTCCAGATTGCCCGAGACAACTATCGAGAACTTGCAATGGAAGGCATGCATCGTGATCTCGTGTTCAGGTTTATCGAAGTGCAGACCTTGATGTTAGCTCCAATCTGTCCACATCTGTGCGAGCACATCTGGGAACTTCTCGGCAAGGTAAGGACTGCTTGAATGACAACAGGATTGAAAGTCAGTTTGTATCAAGGAACCCTAAAATTCTTGGGCGTTGTTTTGAGGGCCCTTTCCATATCTTTACTTGTATTCCACATAACCTTTAGGTATTAATATCCATTGTCGTTCTACTTTGCTGATTAGCGAGTATTTTCTTCTTTACAGCAGGAGAGTATCATGCACGCGAAGTGGCCCATTGCCGGCGAACCGAGTGAAATCCTCCTCCAATCATCTGCATACATTCAAGACTCCTCCCACGAGTTCCGTCTGCGCAAGGCGAGGCTCACACAAGCCAAGGGCAAGAAAGGTGCAGAGCAGACAAAACCACCAACGCATGCGACAATCTGGGTCGCCAAGACTTATCCACCGTGGCAGAGCACGATTCTCACCACCATGAAGAGCTATTTCACAAAAGATGGTGCTTTACCGGATAACAAGGTTTTATCATCGGATTTCCGCAATTGCGCAGATCTGAAGAAGTACATGAAGAAGGTGATGCCGTTCGTTCAGATGGTGCGAGCCAATCTGGAGAAGAAGGGTGTGAAGGCGTTGGATACCACCATGGAGTATGATGAGAAGATGATCCTTGAGGAGTGCATGGAATACTTGAGGTCGACATTGAATGTAAGTGTAACGTTTCAGGACTTAAACGTCAAGGTGACAACTTATGATATGACTGAACTGAACTCGGTCTGTTATGGAATAGATTGGCTTGTCTTTGGGTGTATGTCTTGGTTGGTGAGGAGTTTGACAGGTACGTTGATAAAGTCATTTACTTTCATCAAATTCTTATGTTTCTCTATTACAGCTTGAAGGGCTTGATGTGAAATATTCGGATGAAGGAACTGACAAAATTAAGGAAGAGTGTTGTCCAGGTCAGCCGTTTATTGAGTTCAGATCTGAGGTAAGATAATCAAAAATTCGAATTCTTTTGGAATCTTACTCTTAAGTACAACAAGTCTCACCAAAGTCTACAAGGGTGGAGCTATCATATTGTGCAAACCTTCATTTAGTTTGGCTTCTAGTTTAGTCTACCCTTATAGTGTTTGGGGACACAAGGAAAACAAATACTGAGGTATTCTCCTTCAACCaatgaatgaaagaaagaatCATCAGTAGCAAGACTGAGAGCACAGCACTAACTTCTCTTCGTTATCTCTTGTTGTAGCCATCAGTCTTGATGAAGTTCATCAACCCTCAGACTGCCAcaggtcattttgaaatgaccGTACCAATCCTGGAGGGAGACACATCAGTGAAGATTGTCAATAGGATGCGTGGGACAGATAGGCTCATAAAAGGTGAGGAAACCCATGAGAAATAGATTTTGAAGACAATAATAGTTTCCTTGTAGTGGAGGAAAGTCCCACTGTCCCTATGAGGTTTTATCTTCTTCTAAAGACAACAGTACTGTAGTGTCTTGAGATGATGTCACATTTATCCAAGATCCAGACAGTTTTGATGCCATTGTCATTGACAGTTCATCTGCGATTGCATTCGAAGCAAGTTGATGATGAGTACCCTGTTCAGGACTGCTTTTTTTGTTGGGACTTTTATCCCGTATTCAATGTTGAGCTATTCCTATACTTGTACTTTGCACTGCTCTACTTCTAGATGTGACGAAAGTGAGGTTGCTACACTACGAGGACCCTATCACTGGCCCCCGTAAGGTGCCTGTGTTCAACCAACCAGAGGCCTACAAAGTGGTTGTATCGGCGACAAGTACATTTCACATTAATGTGGAGAAAAATCTTGTGTGTGTTCAGTCGAATGGAAGTAAAGTAGATGTTGGATATCAAATGGCTTACATTGTGGATCACTAAGATGTTTAACCCAATGCTTCAACATATTGTTTTAATCCCTTTGTGGTACTTTGGTAGTAGAAGTGTGTAAACAAatagtaattttcatgattccgacaattttgaaattgaggTATGTGAATATCCGTGGTGGCAGAGGGTGACATTTCAGATACACCCTCCCAGTCAAGTATTAGTAAACATGTAGATCTGCCAGTGTGCTGTTATTTCCTTATATGAAACTCATGAACTTGGCTGTGTATGTTACATTACAGCCAAGTGACCTATCTTGTCCTGTCGTTTTGCAATGGTGGCTGATATATTGCCATGCTAAGGGGAAATGTGTAAATATATCATTTATTCAAGCCTATTTCTGTCTTTGTTTTCTGTTGCATATCAGCTGGAATGAGGTGGATTGTTCTCCCAGTacaccatgggtgatatgaataaaaagtaGCAAGTGCTTTTACTCCgaatttgtacagaaaggcctagtgtaaatgtacatggaatttTAAATAAAAAGGATTTGCtaccctttattcatatcacccaatatcccagagctagcactgatctgtcttcaagataggttgtTTTCCCAATACACCaccgcccagagctagcactgatctgtcttcaagataggttgttttcccaatacaccatcgcccagagctagcactgatctgtcttcaagataggttgtTTTCCCAATacaccattgcccagagctggcactgatctgtcttcaagataggttgtTTTCCCAATACACCACcgcccagagctggcactgagatgtcttcaagatgggttgttccccaatacaccatcgcccagagctggcactgatctgtcttcaagatgggttgttccccaatACACCACcgcccagagctggcactgatctgtcttcaaggcTGTTCCCCTACTATATTACACAGAGCTGGCTGTCTCCAGATAGATTGTTCCACCCAGTACGCCTATACCATCAACATCGAGGAAAGATGATAAAGCTGAGGTTGTCCACAAGTGGAATTCtctcatccaggaagacaagagaTTTTGCCTTGCGTGAGGACAGAATTCAGTGCAGCTGTCTCATTAGCCCATTGGAATAGGCTTCGATCTGCTACGCTCTAAACAGTTGAAGTAGGAAGGACCAGGCCGGTGCTGTCctattggcaaaagtcatttctgaagaacatggccCTCCCCAGCAGATATACAAGCCAAGTTCGGTATCACTTCCTTAAAACATAGGCAACACCTGCAATTATTCCCAGCGGAAACAATATGATCTTTAAGAAGAAGTTCCAGGTGACCTCGGGCATCCACGTGGTTTCGTTATCACAGACCTGTAGGGTGATCGGCTGGGGTCTCCAGTTGACTTGCACAGGCTCTACGGGAGCACCACAATGGCTTGGCACGGGCTTGACCGCATCCGCTAGATGTCTGTAAGCATTTGCACCGTTTTTGATTGAGGCATCCTTCTGGTCGGGCCTTTTCTTGAATGAGCCGGACATGTTGGCCCTTAAATGCAAAAAACAACTTTCGAAATGTCCCCGATTGCCTCAAACTACTGCAGTAACGAAAGCAAAAAAAGTTGGCCATACACAACTTCACCCACCGTGGAGAATTAACAGTCTTGGTGCCCGGCCTTGGTGAACTGGCATTTATCTCGGGCGGGCAAATTTAAGAGTTGATAACCATGTTTATCCAGACTTGCCGAACACCGGGAATTGCCATCCCAGTGATAATCGAAGTCTTC of Lineus longissimus chromosome 9, tnLinLong1.2, whole genome shotgun sequence contains these proteins:
- the LOC135493280 gene encoding leucine--tRNA ligase, cytoplasmic-like isoform X1; this encodes MTTARKGTAKLNELLDIEKRVQEKWVREKIFELDAPAPGSDEAKQEKYMVTFPYPYMNGRLHLGHTFTISKCEFAVGFQRMKGKRCLFPFGLHCTGMPIKACADKLKREMADFGYPPVFPTTEEGVMAVEKAEEPIIKDKSKGKKSKAAAKAGSSKYQWQIMQSLGLPDEEIKKFADAYHWFGYFPQHCVGDLKAMGLKVDWRRTFITTDVNKYYDSFVRWQFFHLRERGKIQFGKRYTIFSPLDDQPCMDHDRSSGEGVGPQEYTLIKMKAIGPFHGKMMKLEGKTVFLIAATLRPETMYGQTNSWVRPDMKYIAFETVNDGVFICSRRAARNLSYQGFTKTNGKVEVIMEVTGQDIMGLALSAPLTSNKVIYTLPMLTIKESKGTGIVTSVPSDSPDDFAALRDLKKKQPFREKYGLRDEMVLPFDPIPIIDIPELGNLAAVKVVEDMKIQSQNDKEKLAEAKNEVYLKGFYNGVMSVGEFKGQQVQEVKKLVQKKLVTSKDAVVYMEPENMVMSRSGDECVVALCDQWYLDYGNEEWKNKTRRVLDQLETYGEDVRRNFAATLDWLQEHACSRSYGLGTKLPWDKQYLIESLSDSTIYMAYYTVAHILQAGSFDGSAGSPFGIKPEQMTPEVWDYIFFKNAACPKTSIPKGTLARMKQEFEYWYPVDMRVSGKDLVPNHLTYFLYNHCGIWPEDKSKWPKSVRANGHLLLNAEKMSKSTGNFLTLSEAIAKFSADGMRFALAAGGDTVEDANFMESMADAGLLRLYSFYEWVKEMIALKDQLRSGPADRFVDRVFASEIAHGVKMTEEMYDKLLFKEATKTGFFEFQIARDNYRELAMEGMHRDLVFRFIEVQTLMLAPICPHLCEHIWELLGKQESIMHAKWPIAGEPSEILLQSSAYIQDSSHEFRLRKARLTQAKGKKGAEQTKPPTHATIWVAKTYPPWQSTILTTMKSYFTKDGALPDNKVLSSDFRNCADLKKYMKKVMPFVQMVRANLEKKGVKALDTTMEYDEKMILEECMEYLRSTLNLEGLDVKYSDEGTDKIKEECCPGQPFIEFRSEPSVLMKFINPQTATGHFEMTVPILEGDTSVKIVNRMRGTDRLIKDVTKVRLLHYEDPITGPRKVPVFNQPEAYKVVVSATSTFHINVEKNLVCVQSNGSKVDVGYQMAYIVDH
- the LOC135493280 gene encoding leucine--tRNA ligase, cytoplasmic-like isoform X2, translated to MTTARKGTAKLNELLDIEKRVQEKWVREKIFELDAPAPGSDEAKQEKYMVTFPYPYMNGRLHLGHTFTISKCEFAVGFQRMKGKRCLFPFGLHCTGMPIKACADKLKREMADFGYPPVFPTTEEGVMAVEKAEEPIIKDKSKGKKSKAAAKAGSSKYQWQIMQSLGLPDEEIKKFADAYHWFGYFPQHCVGDLKAMGLKVDWRRTFITTDVNKYYDSFVRWQFFHLRERGKIQFGKRYTIFSPLDDQPCMDHDRSSGEGVGPQEYTLIKMKAIGPFHGKMMKLEGKTVFLIAATLRPETMYGQTNSWVRPDMKYIAFETVNDGVFICSRRAARNLSYQGFTKTNGKVEVIMEVTGQDIMGLALSAPLTSNKVIYTLPMLTIKESKGTGIVTSVPSDSPDDFAALRDLKKKQPFREKYGLRDEMVLPFDPIPIIDIPELGNLAAVKVVEDMKIQSQNDKEKLAEAKNEVYLKGFYNGVMSVGEFKGQQVQEVKKLVQKKLVTSKDAVVYMEPENMVMSRSGDECVVALCDQWYLDYGNEEWKNKTRRVLDQLETYGEDVRRNFAATLDWLQEHACSRSYGLGTKLPWDKQYLIESLSDSTIYMAYYTVAHILQAGSFDGSAGSPFGIKPEQMTPEVWDYIFFKNAACPKTSIPKGTLARMKQEFEYWYPVDMRVSGKDLVPNHLTYFLYNHCGIWPEDKSKWPKSVRANGHLLLNAEKMSKSTGNFLTLSEAIAKFSADGMRFALAAGGDTVEDANFMESMADAGLLRLYSFYEWVKEMIALKDQLRSGPADRFVDRVFASEIAHGVKMTEEMYDKLLFKEATKTGFFEFQIARDNYRELAMEGMHRDLVFRFIEVQTLMLAPICPHLCEHIWELLGKESIMHAKWPIAGEPSEILLQSSAYIQDSSHEFRLRKARLTQAKGKKGAEQTKPPTHATIWVAKTYPPWQSTILTTMKSYFTKDGALPDNKVLSSDFRNCADLKKYMKKVMPFVQMVRANLEKKGVKALDTTMEYDEKMILEECMEYLRSTLNLEGLDVKYSDEGTDKIKEECCPGQPFIEFRSEPSVLMKFINPQTATGHFEMTVPILEGDTSVKIVNRMRGTDRLIKDVTKVRLLHYEDPITGPRKVPVFNQPEAYKVVVSATSTFHINVEKNLVCVQSNGSKVDVGYQMAYIVDH